In the genome of Microcoleus vaginatus PCC 9802, the window CGATAGGGGGTTGCGATCGATACCGATGGGCGCCCTACACGACGGCAAAGGCTTTCTGGTAGAGCGTTACAGTGTTGGCTCGATGCCGAGTCTGAGTTTGACAGATAGCAGCCCCGCCAATTTCAAAAATACCCAAGTTCTGGCAATGGGGGCGTCGCAATTTCCAGATATGAGTCCTTTACCTGCGGTGGAAATAGAAGTATCGACAATCACGCCGCAGCAGTGGCCGGGTAAGTCTTTCTTGAATGAAGCTTTCACCCTGGCCAATTTGAAATCGCAGCGCCAGCAGCAGCCTTTTGGGATGATTCACTTGGCTACTCACGCCGAATTTCGATCGGGAGATCCTAGCGAATCCTTTATTCAGTTGTGGGAGACTAAATTGCGTTTGGATCAGTTGCGGCAAATGAATTGGCACAGCCCGCAAGTTGAAATGTTAGTTTTGAGCGCTTGCAGGACTGCTGTGGGCGATCGAGAAGCCGAGTTGGGCTTTGGCGGGTTAGCCGTGCAAGCAGGGGTGAAATCGGCTATGGCGACTCTCTGGTATGTCAGCGACGAGGGCAGTTTGGGATTGATGTCGGAGTTTTACGCGCAGTTAAAAACTGCTCCGATTAAAGCAGAAGCGCTGCGGCAAGCGCAATTAGCCATGTTGCGCCAAGAGGTGCGAATTGAAGGGGGGATGCTGCACACTTCTGGTGGGAATCTGCCGCTACCTCCGGAATTGGCAAAGGTGGGGAGTCAGAATTTCTCTCATCCTTATTATTGGTCTGCTTTTAGAATGATTGGCAATCCTTGGTGAGTCGATCGCCCACTCGCACATAAACAACCGTCAACCACTCATAATTGCCACAAAAATTCAAAATCCCAAACCCAAAACTGCCCAACCCCAGTACGATCGATCTAGTTAGCAAAAATAAGTAAAAACACTACCGGAGTAATTTTTATGGATCTGGTCGTACTCCAGAACTGGCTGGACAACATCTCCTTTGCCGTTTTGTTCTCCACAATGCTCATTTACTGGGTTGGCGCAGCATTCCCCGGCATTCCCTACCTGGGGGCCCTAGGCACCGCAGGAATGGCCGTCGCCAACCTATCCATCGCCGCTTTACTCGGTTCTCGATGGATAGAAGCCGGCTACTTCCCCTTAAGCAATCTCTACGAATCCCTATTTTTCCTAGTTTGGGGAATCACCGCCATCCACCTAGTCGCGGAAAACATGAGTCGTTCCCGTTTAGTAGGAGTAGCCACATCCCCCGTAGCAATGGCAATATCCGCCTTTGCAGCCCTGACTCTGCCGGCAACCATGCAATCTGCAGAGCCCCTAGTACCCGCCCTCAAATCAAACTGGCTGATGATGCACGTTAGCGTCATGATGCTCAGTTACTCAACTTTAATGGTAGGAGCGCTACTGGCGATCGCCTTTTTAATCGTCACCCGCGGCCAAAAAATCGAACTCACCGGTAGTTCCTTCGGCACCAACAGCAACCGCAACACCAACTACCGCCTCCAACGCCCTCAAAACCCCGAACCTCAAATTGCAGAAACCAGCGCCGACAGCGCATTAGTTTTCAGCGAACCCTCTTTCAACTCCAACAATAATGGTTTGGGCACCACCGCAGTGCTCGAATTAGCAACCGTTCAAACCCCATCAACCGCCCCAACTCAAACCGCAGAACTTCTCTCGCCCCAGCGATTGAATCTAGCAGAAACTCTTGATAACATTAGCTATCGCATCATCGGTTTAGGATTCCCCTTACTGACAGTTGGCATTATTGCCGGTGCGGTTTGGGCTAACGAAGCTTGGGGTTCATACTGGAGTTGGGACCCGAAAGAAACTTGGGCGCTAATTACTTGGTTGGTATTTGCTGCCTACTTGCACGCCCGCATTACTCGTGGCTGGCAGGGAAGACGCCCAGCAATTTTAGCAGCCACAGGTTTTGTGGTAGTTTGGATTTGCTATCTAGGCGTTAATCTGTTAGGCAAAGGTTTACATTCCTACGGTTGGTTTTTCTAATTCCTGATCCACCAATCAGCTACAGAAGAACAGGATAAGTCAAAGAATCGGGATTAATATCATCTCCGGTTGTAGGGTGGGCAATTCCCACCTTACTCAACCAGCGAGATTCTAATAATTAATTCCCTCTTCCTTCTTCCCTTTTTTTACCCGCTCGCGAAGTCGAAGGGCCTTCTTCCTTCTTATAACTTCGGTCTTCCTCACCTCCGTTACATCCGTTACATCCGTTACAAAATCCGTTGCCGAACTTCCTTCATTCATTAAAATAAGGACAATTAATATGGACGAATCGAAAATATTTCCCCAAGAAAACGATGTTGTGTCTGCCCCTACCAGCGCTTTGATGTATCAATGTACATTCAAAGTCAGCGAATTTATGGCCATTATGCAGTCAAAATTGGTAGACGAAAAATTATTTTCAGACGGTCTGGATTGCGAGCTATTAAGTGCTGGCAAAGACTGGACTAAAGGAAAACTTAGAATGCGTCTGGAGTTCATTCCGCTCGAACCTGAAATCAAAGAACAAAAAGCCCTTCCTGCCGCTGCTGAAAGATCAGACACCGTTCAAAACTACGCCGTAGATACCTCAACTCAAACCGATATAGATGAGCCATTAAATCAATGTGACTCAACACAAATAAGTAATCATTTTCCTATTTCTAGGTATCCAGACCGCGATCCCCAAAGTATAGGAATGTGGAGCTAGGAAGGCAAAGACTGAGAGATTGGGAGAGGGGGATGCTTCCCCTTCTTTGCTCAAAATCCATCGGTTAAATCCAGTACACTGCTCGTTGTCTAACTTCCTTATTTTTGCTTAATGAAAAACTACTCTCATGGCTGAATCTTCCAATTGGATCCACCTGCACGCTCAAGTTCACAGGACGCTGCTTTACCGACAAATATTGCCATCAAATCAGCGCTTGCTAGTAGCAGTATCCGGCGGACAAGATTCTCTGTGTTTAATTAAATTACTCCTAGATTTGCAGCCAAAATGGGGGTGGAACCTAGCGATTGTTCACTGCGATCATCGTTGGCGTTCTGACTCCCAAGCGTCGGCCAATCATGTAGAACAATTAGCTAGAAACTGGGGAATATCCTACTATGTGGAAACAGCCTCGGACATCCCCACAACAGAAGCCGCCGCCAGAAAGTGGCGATATCAAGCTTTAACCGAAATTGCGATCGCCCATAACTACCCCTACATTGTTACAGGCCACACAGCCAGCGATCGCGCCGAAACACTTCTCTACAACCTGATTCGCGGCAGTGGCGCCGACGGACTTTCTGCCCTCACCTGGAGGCGGCCACTGCTCGATTTTCGATTGCCGATTTTAGATTTTAGATTGGGGAATGCCGGCGAAAATCCCAACTCCCAAATATCTGCCGATTTGAGATTGGAAAATCAGGCGGAAAATTCCCAATCGAAAATCCAAAATCTAAAATCTAAAATCTATTTAGTTCGTCCCTTGCTGGAAATAACTCGATTGCAAACAGGTCAATTTTGTCAAGAGCAAAAATTACCAATTTGGGAAGATTCCACAAATCAAAACTTGCAATATAGTCGCAACCGGATTCGAGCGGAATTATTGCCTTATTTGGAAACTCATTTCAACCCAAAAGCCCAACAAGCGCTAGCTCAAACAGCCGAACTCCTCCGTGCGGACGTAGAATATCTCGAACTTGCAGCCAGCGACTTGCTACAGCGAGCAATGTCTCCAGTTGCAGACAGCCCGCAGGTGAATTTTCAACTTCCCGTCAAGTTAAATCGCCCGATTTTGCGGGAAGCACCCCTGGCCTTGCAGCGACGCGCAATGCGGCAACTACTGCAACAAATATTGCCCTCAGCACCCAGCTTTGAAAGCGTAGAAAAACTTACCCACTTAATCGTAGCGCCCAACCGATCGCAAACTGATCCATTTCCTGGAGGAGCGATCGGTCGAGTCGAACACCCTTCGATAATTTTAGATATTAAATTTTAAGCTGTTATCAAAGCCGAAAGGACTTGCCGTAGATCAGAAACTACCCGATCTTGCTCGTCTCCCGTCTGCTGCACCCGATCGAGTTCCCCCGCTACCGCTTCGAGCTTTTGGCGTAGCCCATTCAAATTGTCCTGCACGGGCTGCAACATTTCTTGATAAACATTCACTCTGCCCCAGAGTTGCGCCACTGCACCTTTCTGGTTGAACAAATTCTGCTCTAACTGCTTGAGTTCGTAGCGTTTCGCCTCACTTTCCCCATTTTGGCGGTTGACATTTGCCTCAATTTGGGATACGGCTTCCCGCACCTGCTGAATTTCGTTTTCCAGTCTTTGCAATTCTTGGCTTTGCTGCTGCCGCTGAGTATTGAGCTGTGCCACAATCGGCCCCAAATCAATATCTCCTCGCTCCTGTTTTGGAGCATTAGCAGTACCCAGTCGCCGCCACAGCACCGCCTGATGCTGCTTTAAAACATCTTCCCGTTCCTGCAACCGGAGGCGCTGTCCCACCAGAGTTTCGTTTAACATCTGATAACTTTCGAGTTCATCTGCCATTTCGTTTTCTAAAGCCATGCGATCGTACTCGCTAGCAGCTTGAATTTTCCCTTGCAGTTCCTCGATTGTCTCCCGCTGCAGAGTCAACTCCTCCTCTTGATCGTTAACAAACCGGAACACCTTTTCCAAATCCTCTTGCAGGTGTTGCACCAGCCCCTGTAACTCATCAACAGGCATCTTCTCCAAAGCTGACACATCTACTTTTTGCTCCGTACCAGCAGCACCCGAAGCAGATGCGAGCCTGGAAACTTGCTGGTAAAGCTCCTCAACAGCCCGCACCTGCAAAGACACGGACTGAGCCTGGTCCTGCTTAGCGCTAAGGGTACTTTGCTGCCCTTTAAGCTCCGCCCGAGCTTGCGCCAAAGCTTCTTGAGATTGGTACCACTCTTGCCAGCGGTTTTGGAGGCTCTGATTTTGTCGATCGACCTCTTCTTGTTGCTGTTGAGCTATGCTCTGTTTTTGCTCCAACTGCTGCCAGTGCTGATCCAGAATTGCCTGCTGAGCGCCCACCGCACCAAAAGACTGATTCAGTTGTTCCCGCACCCCTTGGGCCGAAGCAATTGCCCCTCCCAGCTTCTGCATCAACTCCTGAATCCTCTGCGTCTGCTGCTCATCAACTACTGCCCCCTGCGGAACCTCAGACTGCTGCTGGGCCACCCGTTGCTGCTCGCCCCGCAACTGTTCCCAAGCCGTCTCAATTTCCACGCGACTGCGATCGACTTCTTCTCGCAGTCGGTTAGCTTCATCTCGAGTATTTTCAATTTCCGAGCGCTGAGCCTCCAGCCGCTCCAACTCCTCTTCCATTTGAGCTAACTGCTCTTCGCGGGCTTGCATTTCCATTTCCCGGCGATTGAGTTCCTGACTCGAAAACGTCAGAGAAGCCTTCCACTGTTCAATTTCCTCTTCCTTATCCTTAAACTTGTCCTGCAATCGCGAGAAATTTTGCAGAATGCTCACCAACTGGCGGGCCGCCTCCTGAATCCGCTGCACTTGCTTGTTAGCGCTCAACTCAACCAGCACCAGCGTGCCGTCGTTAAACTTATTAGCTTCCTCAACTGGGATCGCGTCATCGCCTGGTACGGCGCTCCAGTTATGTTCGCCCCGCTGACAAGCTAGCAGTTTCAGTTCAGCCTTACCGCCACCGAGACCAAAGCCGCTTCTCTGTTTTTGTACTTCCGCTAGATACAGCACACTAATAGTCCTCTGCTTCGTAAAACCTATCCCAACTTACTTTAAGTTACTTAAAGGCCTAAAAGATAAGTGGTGTTTACTTCCTACGCTGTTGGGTAGACGGCTAATCCCAACATAAGTAGGCTATCCCCCTTAAGCCAAAGGTTCTTGACTAAACATAACACTGCGTGTGATCTTTAGTCAACTTACCTAAAGTAAACAAGTATAGGCAAGTAAGGATAACTTTTTGCCACTTAAGTCTTACTTTTTGGTATCGTTTGCCCAATCGGGGGATAGCATTTTTTTCTAACTTTAGCAGCAATCAGGCATAGCAGGTTCTCACGGGAGAACTTCCAGAAAGTACGGCCGTCGCCAGTTGTCTGGAGGAATGAGAGACCAGTACCAATGCCGCTTGATTAAAGACTAGTAAAACTGCGGAGACTGCCATAGCCCAAACCTGAGAAAGGTCAGTCCTTGAACCTCCCCACGTCTAAAGCCTGGAGATTCTTGCCCACCTTCAAGACGACAACGGGACATTCAAATATCCCTCTCTTGACTCAAAGAACTTTACTTCTCCCGGAGTGCAGACTTGGTGAGTTCTTCATATTTTTAAGGTAACGTGACCTATGCTGCAATTATTTGCCCTTTAACTATTCCGAATTAATCGGATTAGTGCGTTGCCGGGGTTGCTCGCCGTCTAGGATATTTCAATGGGTTGAAAGTTATTCTTTCTCTGGCGAATCGCTCTGTGCCAATTATACCACTGTGGTTTTAGCAACACAATCGTTTCACGAGACTTAAAAGTCCCTACCTACTGGTCGCTAGGTCTAAATCCCCATGTCGTTAGCCCAGGGCTTGCCTCTGGCCTTTCGATTCAAAATTTTGTATTGATTTTACAACGCTTCTTTAGTTATGGGTGGATCGTGAGAAAAGCCGTTGCAGCCCCCAAGCCTGCGCCCTGCTTCGGCGGACTAGGGATTTGAACCGCGCTGCCTTAGAATAGGGTAATGACGCGAGCCTATGACGCTCGCCGCAGGCGAGCAAAAAGGTCGATCGGCACTGAGGGTTTTCCTGACAATTGCCAACCAAGGTTCATTTTGACTGCACCTGATTTTAGGGCTGTGGCAAACCCAAAAAAACCTCGATCGCAACTCATCCAACCCAACAGACTAGCCTCAAGTTCCCATCGGACCTTGATCGGCACTTGCTGCTGGTAGCAGCGGTAAAACCAGAAAATCCTCGGTATTTTGAAGTTGACCTACGCCAAGATGTGTTGGATAAACTGACGGCATACTCAGCCAAAAACTTCAAAACTTTGGCCATCGAAGACTTGAACCAGTCGGGAATGCCAGCGTTGCACACTCGAAGAACCCGTGCAATCGTGCGATGTGGATTCTACGAGTTTAGGCAACAGTGGGAATACAAGGTGAAACTCTACACTTAGAGAAGGCCGCGAGTTTCGCGGTTTCAGCTTGTGGACTGGTAGCGCGACCGAGGAGCGGCAGCAAGTATCGCCCTTTCGTCAATTCCCAATTGTGAGATCGGCATCAGCGCGTAAATTATTGACGGAAACTAAAGTCAATTTTTTCGCCAGCACACAGTCTTTCCGAGCTCAGACGCCAACGGTTTTAAGGAGGACACTTTAGCTGCATGCAGGGAAATTTGAGTGAAATAGACATCCGCAGCATCCTGCAATTGATTGAGTTAGGTCAGCGAACCGGAGAACTGTTCGTAGAGGCCTACACCTCCACCGGCAGCAGCACGGGTACTCAACCTACCCAGCGCTCCCTTGCAGGACAATCCTGGTATGTCTTCTGCTTCAACGGTCAGATTATTTACGCTACCCAGAGTGCGGGCAGTTTGTTTCGGTTGCGCGACTACCTGCGCCGCTACAAAGCAGATACCGCCCTCGACAAAATCCAAGTTCCCTATATGGCATCTACCAATGCCCCAGAATACGGCTACCTATGGGCCCTGCTAGAAAACCACATCCTCACCCCAGCTCAAGGGCGCAACATCATCCAGAGCATGATCCACGAAACCCTATTTGACTTGCTGAGTCTCCACCAGGGTTCCTTCACTTTTGAAATGGGCCCAGCTTTGGCTCCTCAACTGACCAGCTTAGAAATTAGCTCGCTGCTGGCCAAGATTGTCAAACAGGTGCAGCAGTGGAAGCAGTTTCACCCTCACATTCAGTCGCCCAACCAATGCCCGGTGATTTCCGACCCCTCCGAGCTGCGAGTCGCGCTGCCTGTCAATACCTTTAATACTCTCAGACGCTGGGCCGACGGGCACACTTCGATCCGCCAAATGGCGCGCTACCTCAACCGAGACGTGCTCACTGTCGCTAAGGCGATTTACCCATTTGTGCAGCAGGGATTGGTGCAAGTATTTTACGAACCCTCTGTTACCCCGACCAACAACAAAAAAGAATGGTCGTCCCCAGAAACCAAGGTTCCCAGAGTTGTCTGTATTGACGACGACAATATTATTCGCAAAACAGTCGAGTCAATTTTAAATGAATACGGTTACGAAGCTACTACGATCGGCAATCCCCTCCAAGCATTGAGTTTGGTGTTTCAACTCAAACCCGATTTAATTCTGTGTGACATCGCCATGCCGGAACTCGATGGCTACGAAATTTGCGCTATGCTGCGTAGTTCTAGCGCTTTCCGGCAGACGCCGATCGTTATGCTGACGGGCATCGACGGATTTATCGACCGCGTTAAAGCCCGCATGGCCGGAGCTACAGACTTTTACACCAAACCTTTTGGTGAAAGCGAGTTATTGATGCTGGTAGAAAAATATGTGGGACCGGGCTACCCTCGGGTCAATCTCTCGGAAAGATTATTAGACCGCTCACTAGAAGACCAATTAGAAGAAAAATAAATTTTGCACCGATGGCATTATTGGAGCTTTCTTGTACCTGCAGTTAAATCAAGTCTTGGCCGCCACAAAGAGAAAGCTCGCGGACAGGATTGGCGATCGCACCATAAACTAGAATGTATAAATCCGCGCCCTGGCATGAGGGCGTCGGTAAAACTCTGTTCAATTTCTCGACCCAAGTGGGTCTAACACGCTCAAAGTGCAAATATAATATACTTGTTCTCCACTTGCAGCCGCTCCGAAAAACTGATGGGCAGAGCTACTCATTACTAGGTATTTCTGTACAAAGTCAGAGAGTGCATTCTCAGTCTTAAGTGACTCCGTTCATGATTGTCGCGACACTAGCCATGTCAACAACTCCTCGCTAATCCGAGTATCGGTTTAGCATTTATCGCAAAAATTACCCAGAGTTTTACCACTTGAGACGGCGGTGGGAGTACAAAGAGAAGTTTTAGGGGTTCCCAATTAATTGTTCGTAGTCGATTTGAGCTAATTTGTAAGCAAAGGTCGCGCGAATTATTGATTGCAGTCAATTATGGACGGAGCAAATTTATTGCCAAGCACCTCCGGCAGTCGCGCCATTCACCCCTTGGCTGTGTCAAGCTTGGCTGTGTCAAGTTTCGACCATCGAAGTTTCGATCGGGTTCTTCTTGGCGGGAAGCCTCAACAATTTGCTAGAAATGCAGGTGTCAGAATTATGATTAGCGGTAGCCCAGACTTTATATTACCAGGACTAGGGGTAGATCCGGCTCCGGAATTCCAAGAACTAGAAACTCCCGAAGGTGAGCTGCACCTGCGGTTCTACGTTCCTTCGGGGAACGAGTTCGCACTGCCAGCGACAGGGATTAGAGAGGTACTATCCCCGTCCCCAGACCGTATGACACCGATCCCCAACGTTTCCTCTTTGCTTTTAGGTACGCTAAATATGAGAGGACGAGTGATTTGGGTGGCAGACCTCGGCCAATTTCTGGGAGACCAAACACCTCTGAACACAGATAGACCCGAAATCCCGATCGTGGCTGTGGAAGACCAAGACACGATTTTGGGGCTGGCAGTCGATCGAATTGTGGGGATGGACTGGCTCGACGTAGAGCAACTGCACTCTCAGAACAATGCACCAGACGGCATGATTCCATTTCTGAGGGGAGAATGGATGTTAGGTGCACCAGCTCAGAAAGTGCTCCGACTGCTAGATCAAGTGAAAATTCTGCGCTCGGCGCGGTGGGCAGCGTGAAATCGATTTTAGATTTGCGATTTGCGATTTTCGATTGGGGTCTAACCATCAACAGTCACACGACTTGAGGCGGGCATCTAAACATTCAATTCAAGATAATAAAAATCAAAAATCTCAAATCTAAAATCTAAAATCCAAAGAGGGCGGCAAATGGCAACAAGTACCAACTTTCAGCAGGACTACCAACGGGCAGAAGCGGCCTACATGGATGGCAATTATTCAGAA includes:
- the ccsB gene encoding c-type cytochrome biogenesis protein CcsB, producing the protein MDLVVLQNWLDNISFAVLFSTMLIYWVGAAFPGIPYLGALGTAGMAVANLSIAALLGSRWIEAGYFPLSNLYESLFFLVWGITAIHLVAENMSRSRLVGVATSPVAMAISAFAALTLPATMQSAEPLVPALKSNWLMMHVSVMMLSYSTLMVGALLAIAFLIVTRGQKIELTGSSFGTNSNRNTNYRLQRPQNPEPQIAETSADSALVFSEPSFNSNNNGLGTTAVLELATVQTPSTAPTQTAELLSPQRLNLAETLDNISYRIIGLGFPLLTVGIIAGAVWANEAWGSYWSWDPKETWALITWLVFAAYLHARITRGWQGRRPAILAATGFVVVWICYLGVNLLGKGLHSYGWFF
- a CDS encoding KGK family protein encodes the protein MDESKIFPQENDVVSAPTSALMYQCTFKVSEFMAIMQSKLVDEKLFSDGLDCELLSAGKDWTKGKLRMRLEFIPLEPEIKEQKALPAAAERSDTVQNYAVDTSTQTDIDEPLNQCDSTQISNHFPISRYPDRDPQSIGMWS
- the tilS gene encoding tRNA lysidine(34) synthetase TilS, whose product is MAESSNWIHLHAQVHRTLLYRQILPSNQRLLVAVSGGQDSLCLIKLLLDLQPKWGWNLAIVHCDHRWRSDSQASANHVEQLARNWGISYYVETASDIPTTEAAARKWRYQALTEIAIAHNYPYIVTGHTASDRAETLLYNLIRGSGADGLSALTWRRPLLDFRLPILDFRLGNAGENPNSQISADLRLENQAENSQSKIQNLKSKIYLVRPLLEITRLQTGQFCQEQKLPIWEDSTNQNLQYSRNRIRAELLPYLETHFNPKAQQALAQTAELLRADVEYLELAASDLLQRAMSPVADSPQVNFQLPVKLNRPILREAPLALQRRAMRQLLQQILPSAPSFESVEKLTHLIVAPNRSQTDPFPGGAIGRVEHPSIILDIKF
- a CDS encoding response regulator encodes the protein MQGNLSEIDIRSILQLIELGQRTGELFVEAYTSTGSSTGTQPTQRSLAGQSWYVFCFNGQIIYATQSAGSLFRLRDYLRRYKADTALDKIQVPYMASTNAPEYGYLWALLENHILTPAQGRNIIQSMIHETLFDLLSLHQGSFTFEMGPALAPQLTSLEISSLLAKIVKQVQQWKQFHPHIQSPNQCPVISDPSELRVALPVNTFNTLRRWADGHTSIRQMARYLNRDVLTVAKAIYPFVQQGLVQVFYEPSVTPTNNKKEWSSPETKVPRVVCIDDDNIIRKTVESILNEYGYEATTIGNPLQALSLVFQLKPDLILCDIAMPELDGYEICAMLRSSSAFRQTPIVMLTGIDGFIDRVKARMAGATDFYTKPFGESELLMLVEKYVGPGYPRVNLSERLLDRSLEDQLEEK
- a CDS encoding chemotaxis protein CheW, whose product is MSGSPDFILPGLGVDPAPEFQELETPEGELHLRFYVPSGNEFALPATGIREVLSPSPDRMTPIPNVSSLLLGTLNMRGRVIWVADLGQFLGDQTPLNTDRPEIPIVAVEDQDTILGLAVDRIVGMDWLDVEQLHSQNNAPDGMIPFLRGEWMLGAPAQKVLRLLDQVKILRSARWAA